From a region of the Mercurialis annua linkage group LG1-X, ddMerAnnu1.2, whole genome shotgun sequence genome:
- the LOC126675328 gene encoding nudix hydrolase 9 isoform X1, which translates to MEKSSGYVHVLNYQLLYGGYNVPSGSGSNKDSHVCLHLGLTEYRTFVGTNLNPMWEKFLVPSEDDSMMCQHMSSPLGNGAIVETSDEKIVVLQRSHNVGEFPGHFVFPGGHPEPEAVEIASHQRSKDFKDTDMINRKVSLEMFDSIIREVVEEIGVPATSLSNPLFIGISCRVLNVRPAAFFSIRCSLKSEEIQQLYRHAQDGYESTQLYTVSLADLENMASKMPGCHQGGFSLYKLMMEALKNS; encoded by the exons ATGGAAAAAAGTTCCGGGTATGTTCATGTCTTGAACTATCAACTTCTG TATGGAGGTTACAATGTGCCTAGTGGGAGTGGATCAAACAAAGATTCGCACGTATGCCTCCACCTTGGTCTGACAGAATATAG GACCTTTGTGGGGACAAATTTAAATCCGATGTGGGAAAAGTTCCTTGTTCCATCAGAAG ATGACTCTATGATGTGTCAACATATGTCAAGTCCCCTGGGAAATGGTGCAATTGTGGAGACATCTGACGAGAAAATAGTTGTATTGCAAAGAAGTCATAATGTTGGTGAATTTCCTGGACATTTTGTTTTCCCTGGAGGCCACCCAGAG CCTGAAGCAGTTGAAATTGCTTCTCATCAGCGCAGCAAAGACTTTAAGGACACTGATATGATTAACAGGAAAGTTTCTCTTGAGATGTTTGATAGTATTATTCGTGAAGTGGTGGAAGAAATTGGAGTACCTGCAACATCTCTG AGCAACCCACTTTTTATTGGTATATCCTGCCGGGTGTTGAATGTCAGACCAGCTGCATTTTTCTCTATCAGATGCTCCCTTAAGTCTGAAGAAATTCAACAATTGTATCGCCATGCTCAGGATGGTTATGAATCAACCCAACTCTATACAGTTTCATTG GCTGATTTGGAAAACATGGCATCTAAAATGCCTGGGTGCCATCAAGGTGGATTTTCTCTCTATAAGCTGATGATGGAAGCATTAAAGAATTCATGA
- the LOC126675328 gene encoding nudix hydrolase 9 isoform X2, whose translation MEKADYKLLLSSPSGLSPSQVSVVFDQLYDRIPHPDIELENSIAKIWDERVLKNPSFYNGKKFRYGGYNVPSGSGSNKDSHVCLHLGLTEYRTFVGTNLNPMWEKFLVPSEDDSMMCQHMSSPLGNGAIVETSDEKIVVLQRSHNVGEFPGHFVFPGGHPEPEAVEIASHQRSKDFKDTDMINRKVSLEMFDSIIREVVEEIGVPATSLSNPLFIGISCRVLNVRPAAFFSIRCSLKSEEIQQLYRHAQDGYESTQLYTVSLADLENMASKMPGCHQGGFSLYKLMMEALKNS comes from the exons ATGGAGAAAGCTGACTACAAGCTTCTTCTATCGTCTCCTTCTGGTCTCTCACCATCTCAG GTATCGGTGGTTTTTGATCAATTATATGACAGGATTCCTCATCCTGATATTGAATTAGAAAACTCCATTGCTAAG ATTTGGGACGAAAGGGTACTGAAGAATCCATCATTTTACAATGGAAAAAAGTTCCGG TATGGAGGTTACAATGTGCCTAGTGGGAGTGGATCAAACAAAGATTCGCACGTATGCCTCCACCTTGGTCTGACAGAATATAG GACCTTTGTGGGGACAAATTTAAATCCGATGTGGGAAAAGTTCCTTGTTCCATCAGAAG ATGACTCTATGATGTGTCAACATATGTCAAGTCCCCTGGGAAATGGTGCAATTGTGGAGACATCTGACGAGAAAATAGTTGTATTGCAAAGAAGTCATAATGTTGGTGAATTTCCTGGACATTTTGTTTTCCCTGGAGGCCACCCAGAG CCTGAAGCAGTTGAAATTGCTTCTCATCAGCGCAGCAAAGACTTTAAGGACACTGATATGATTAACAGGAAAGTTTCTCTTGAGATGTTTGATAGTATTATTCGTGAAGTGGTGGAAGAAATTGGAGTACCTGCAACATCTCTG AGCAACCCACTTTTTATTGGTATATCCTGCCGGGTGTTGAATGTCAGACCAGCTGCATTTTTCTCTATCAGATGCTCCCTTAAGTCTGAAGAAATTCAACAATTGTATCGCCATGCTCAGGATGGTTATGAATCAACCCAACTCTATACAGTTTCATTG GCTGATTTGGAAAACATGGCATCTAAAATGCCTGGGTGCCATCAAGGTGGATTTTCTCTCTATAAGCTGATGATGGAAGCATTAAAGAATTCATGA